The following proteins come from a genomic window of Microtus ochrogaster isolate Prairie Vole_2 chromosome 7, MicOch1.0, whole genome shotgun sequence:
- the Unc45b gene encoding protein unc-45 homolog B, translated as MAEAEAAQLKEEGNQHFQRQDYKAATKSYSQALKLTKDKALLATLYRNRAACGLKTESYAQAASDASRAIDINSADIKALYRRCQALERLGKLDQAFKDVQRCATLEPRNQNFQETLRRLNTSIQEQLRVQFSTDSRVQTMFEILLNENSEAEKREKAANNLIVLGREEAGAERIFQSNGVGLLLQLLDTKKPELVLAAVRTLSGMCSGHRARATAILHTVRIDRICSLMAVENEEMSLAVCNLLQAIIDSLSGEDKREHRGKEEALVLDTKKDLKQITSHLLDMLVSKKVSGQGRDQALNLLNKNVPRKDLAIHDNSRTIYVVDNGLRKILKVVGQVPDLPSCLPLTDNTRMLASILINKLYDDLRCDPERDHFRKICEEYITGKFDPQDMDKNVNAIQTVSGILQGPFDLGNQLLGMKGVMEMMVALCGSEREADQLVAVEALIHASTKLSRATFIITNGVSLLKQIYKTTKNEKIKIRTLVGLCKLGSAGGSDYGLRQFAEGSTEKLAKQCRKWLCNTAIDTRTRRWAVEGLAYLTLDADVKDDFVQDIPALQAMFELAKTSDKTILYSVANTLVNCTNSYDVKEVVPELVQLAKFSKQHVPEEHPKDKKDFVDMRVKRLLKAGVISALACMVKADSAILTDQTKELLARVFLALCDNPKDRGTIVAQGGGKALIPLALEGTDVGKVKAAHGLAKIAAVSNPDIAFPGERVYEVVRPLVSLLDTQRDGLQNYEALLGLTNLSGRSDKLRQKIFKEKALPDIENYMFENHDQLRQAATECMCNMVINKEVQERFLADGNDRLKLVVLLCGEEDDKLQNAAAGALAMLTAAHKKLCLKMTQVTTQWLEILQRLCLHDQLSVQHRGLVIAYNLLSADAELAKKLVESELLEILTVVGKQEPDEKRATVVQTARECLIKCMDYGFIKPVS; from the exons ATGGCAGAGGCGGAAGCGGCACaactgaaggaggaagggaaccAGCATTTCCAGCGTCAGGACTACAAGGCAGCCACCAAGAGCTACAGCCAGGCCCTGAAGCTGACAAAGGACAAGGCTCTGCTGGCCACGCTCTACCGGAATCGGGCAGCCTGTGGCCTGAAAACG GAGAGCTATGCCCAGGCGGCTTCCGATGCTTCCAGAG CCATTGACATCAACTCTGCTGACATCAAGGCCTTGTATCGGCGGTGCCAGGCTCTCGAGCGTCTGGGAAAACTGGACCAGGCGTTCAAGGATGTGCAGCGCTGTGCCACCCTCGAACCAAGGAATCAGAACTTCCAGGAGACCCTGCGGAGGCTCAACACCAGCATTCAGGAGCAG ctCCGTGTGCAGTTTTCCACAGACTCCAGGGTGCAGACGatgtttgaaattcttctgaATGAAAACAGCGAGgctgagaagagggaaaag GCTGCCAACAACCTCATCGTCCTGGGCCGTGAGGAAGCAGGGGCCGAGAGGATCTTCCAGAGCAATGGGGTGggcctgctgctgcagctgctggacactaagaagcctgagctggtGCTAGCTGCAGTGCGGACCTTGTCTGGCATGTGCAGTGGACACCGAGCGAGG GCTACAGCGATCCTGCACACAGTCCGCATAGACAGAATCTGCAGCCTCATGGCCGTGGAGAATGAGGAGATGTCCCTGGCTGTCTGCAACCTGCTCCAGGCCATCATCGACTCCCTGTCTGGGGAGGACAAGAGAGAACATCGAGGGAAAGAGGAGGCCTTGGTTCTAG ACACCAAGAAAGACCTGAAGCAGATCACCAGCCACCTGCTGGACATGCTGGTCAGTAAGAAGGTCTCCGGGCAGGGCAGAGACCAGGCACTGAATCTGCTCAACAAGAATGTCCCCAGGAAGGACTTGGCCATTCATGACAACTCACGCACTATCTATGTCGTAGATAACG GTCTAAGGAAGATCCTGAAGGTGGTGGGGCAGGTTCCAGATctgccctcctgcctgcctctgacggACAACACCCGCATGCTGGCCTCCATCCTCATCAACAAACTCTACGACGACCTGCGCTGTGACCCCGAGCGTGACCACTTCCGCAAGATCTGCGAGGAGTACATCAC GGGcaagtttgatcctcaggacaTGGACAAGAACGTGAATGCCATCCAGACAGTGTCGGGGATCTTGCAGGGGCCCTTTGACCTGGGCAATCAGCTGCTGGGCATGAAAGGTgtgatggagatgatggtggcCCTGTGTGGCTCGGAGCGCGAGGCAGACCAGCTGGTGGCTGTGGAGGCGCTCATCCACGCCTCCACTAAACTCAGCCGCGCCACCTTCATCATCACCAATGGCGTGTCGCTTCTCAAGCAGATCTACAAGACCACCAAGAATGAGAAGATCAAGATCCGCACACTGGTG GGCCTCTGTAAACTTGGCTCAGCTGGGGGCTCAGATTATGGGCTCAGACAGTTTGCTGAAGGGTCAACGGAGAAGCTGGCTAAGCAGTGTCGAAA GTGGCTATGCAACACCGCCATAGACACCCGGACGCGACGCTGGGCAGTGGAGGGCCTGGCCTACCTCACGCTGGATGCTGATGTGAAGGACGACTTTGTCCAGGACATCCCTGCTCTACAGGCCATGTTCGAGTTGGCCAAG ACCAGCGACAAGACCATCCTGTACTCAGTGGCCAACACCCTGGTAAACTGCACCAACAGCTACGATGTCAAGGAGGTCGTCCCTGAGCTGGTGCAGCTTGCCAAGTTCTCCAAGCAACATGTGCCGGAGGAGCACCCCAAG GATAAGAAGGATTTCGTAGACATGCGGGTGAAACGGCTCCTGAAGGCAGGTGTCATATCTGCGCTGGCCTGCATGGTGAAGGCGGACAGTGCTATCCTCACAGATCAGACCAAGGAGCTGCTGGCCAG GGTGTTCCTGGCACTCTGTGACAACCCGAAGGATCGGGGCACCATTGTAGCTCAAGGTGGTGGCAAG GCCCTGATCCCCCTGGCTTTGGAGGGTACAGATGTTGGCAAGGTGAAGGCAGCCCACGGGCTAGCCAAGATTGCTGCCGTCTCCAATCCAGACATTGCCTTCCCTGGGGAGCGG GTGTATGAGGTGGTGAGGCCCCTTGTGAGTCTCCTGGACACACAGAGGGATGGCCTTCAGAACTATGAGGCTCTCCTGGGACTCACCAACCTGTCTGGGCGCAGTGACAAGCTTAG GCAGAAGATCTTCAAGGAGAAGGCCTTGCCCGACATTGAGAACTACATGTTTGAAAACCATGACCAGCTACGGCAGGCAGCTACCGAATGCATGTGTAACATGGTGATTAACAAGGAG GTTCAGGAGAGGTTCCTGGCCGATGGGAATGACCGGCTGAAGCTGGTGGTGCTGCTGTGCGGGGAGGAGGACGACAAACTGCAGAACGCGGCAGCTGGGGCCCTGGCCATGCTGACTGCAGCACATAAGAAGCTGTGCCTCAAGATGACGCAGGTG ACAACCCAGTGGCTGGAGATCCTGCAGCGGCTTTGTCTGCACGACCAGTTGTCAGTGCAGCACCGGGGCCTGGTCATTGCCTACAACCTGTTGTCAGCGGATGCTGAGCTGGCCAAGAAGCTGGTGGAGAGCGAGCTGCTGGAGATCCTGACTGTGGTGGGAAAGCAGGAGCCGGATGAGAAGAGGGCGACTGTGGTTCAGACAGCCCGGGAATGTCTCATCAAGTGCATGGATTATGGCTTCATCAAGCCGGTGTCATAG